Below is a window of Lebetimonas sp. JH292 DNA.
GGGCAACGGATTTATGAGAATAGCCCAGACATGCCCGCAGTGCCAGGGAAAAGGTTTTATTGTTAAGAAGAAATGTTCTGAATGTAAAGGCAGAGGTTACATTGTAAAAGAAGAAAAAGTTAAAATAGATATTCCTGCCGGGGTTGATACCGGTATGAGAATGAGAATAGCCGGCAGGGGAAACGAAACAAGAGGCGGATACAGAGGCGATTTATATTTGATATTTAAAGTAAAAGAATCAAAAATATTCAAAAGAAAAGGTAATAATCTAATAGTTGAAATACCTGTATTTTTTACAAGCGCAATATTAGGAGACAATGTTAAAATCCCTACTCTTGAAGGTGAAAAAGAGATAGAAATAAAACCCGGTACAAAAGACAGAACCAAAATTATTTTTAAAGGCGAAGGTATTGCCGATCCAAACAGCGGATACAAAGGAGATTTGATAGCAGTTATAAATATTGTCTATCCAAAAAAACTGACTGACGAGCAAAAAGAACTCCTTGAAAAACTTCATAAAAGTTTCGGAAATGAAGTAAAAGAACATAAAAACATTTTAGAAGAAGCGATTGAAAAAGTGAAAAGCTGGTTAAGTGAAAAGTATAAAATGTAAAGTGAAAATTTTTCACTTTTAATTTTTTTAATGTAATAGCCAGCTTATAATAACTTCTGCAGGATAAAACACATAATTTGCAATAGGAGTAAATAAAATAATTAGTAATATAATCATCCCGTAAGGCTCTATTTTATTATAAAATCTGGCAATAGAATAAATTTTAAACTGCAGCGAAAGATATTTAAGGGCGTTGGCTCCGTCAAGCGGAGGCACCGGAATTAAATTAAATACCGCCAAAATTACATTTACAATAATTAAATAATAAAAAAATAAAAACATAAAAGCACTAATTAATCCGTTGGGTTCAAAAAAACCTATTAAGCTTGAGGCTATAAAAGCCAAAATAAAATTATATGTAATTCCTGCAATGGAAACATTAAAAGCCCCGATATAGCCGCCTTTTTCAACTACTTTAAAAATATTTACAGGTACCGGTTTTGCCCACCCGAAAATTATAGGATCACTTACTCCCGCTAATTTTTGAGATAAAAATAAAATAATTGGAAAAACAACGGTACCAAACGGGTCTATATGTTTTATTGGGTTAATTGAAAGTCTTCCCTCCCTGCTTGCAGTATCATCTCCATAATATTTTGCAACAGCCCCATGCATAATTTCATGGCCTACAACAGCAATTACAAAAGCCCCTATTAAGGCTGTATATTTTATTACATATTCCATCTATCCTCCATCATTTTTCACCATAGCCGTTTTTGATAGCCAGGTGAGCGTAATTCGCTTTGCTCATTTTCGCTCATTTTTCACTTTTCATTAAGTACTTAGCAACTTGGCCTCTTGGAACTTGGCAACTCACAAATCACTACTCACTATTCACAACCCCGCCGCTTTGCAAGCGGTCGGGCAAGCTCACAACTCACTATTTATTTACATCCATATGTTAAATACGGTTTCTTACCCTCTCTAAGTTCTTTTTCAATATCGTTTATAGTCATTCCGATTCTGTGCCATCTGATTGTATAATTTTTATCCCAGCTCATATAAATAAACCAGGGTTTACCGACAATCAGTTTATAAGGCACAGGCCCCCAAAATCTGCTGTCATCACTATGGTCTCTGTTATCACCCATCATAAAAAACTGACCCTTTGGCACTATTACAGGACCGTAATTTATCACTTCTTCCGGAAAATCAACTTTAGGGTCGTGATGAATCCCGGGATGAAGTTTCATATAAGGATTTTTAATCCAGATTTCCCCGTTTATATTTACAATCTCTGCTTTCATTTTTTTCGCAAACTCTTTTGTTTCTTCATCACTGTTTTGAATTCTTAAATATAAATTTTTATTTCTAACCATTAATTTATCGCCACCTACACCAACACATCTTTTTACAAAATGCAGTTTTGGATTTACAGGATAACGGAATATTACAATATCCCCTCTTTTTGGTTTCGGACCGTCTATTAAATGCCCGTCCCCCCTGAAATCCGGTAAAATAGGAATTTCAAGCCATGGAATATGGGGAATCGGCACTCCGTAAGCAAATTTTTTTGCAAAAAGTGCGTCTCCTGGAAGAAGAGTTCTTTTCATACTCCCGCTTGGAATTACAAAAGCCTGGGCTAAAAAGAAAATAATAATTAAGACTATTACAATGGTTCCACTCCAACTATTAGACCAATTATAAAATTTTTTAAGTTTTTCTTTCATTTATTCTCTTTCTGAAGCTTTGTAGCTTTTATTGTGTTTTTTAAAAGCATGGCTATTGTCATCGGCCCCACTCCACCGGGAACAGGGGTTATGAATGAAGCTTTTTTACTTACATTTTCAAAATCCACATCTCCGACAATTTTACCGTTTTTTAATTTATTAATTCCAATATCAATTACAATGGCACCCTCTTTTATCATATCAGCCGTAATCAAATTAGGCTTCCCGACACCTACTATTACAATATCCGCCCTTTTTGTATGTGTCGCCAAATCTTTTGTTTCTATGTGGCATATATCCACGGTTGCCCATGCGTTAAGCAAAAGGGAAAACATCGGTTTTCCAACAATATTGCTGGCCCCCACAATACATACATCTTTTCCTTTTACATCTATATTATATTCTTTAAACAGCTCCATTACCCCTAGAGGCGTACATGGGGCAAAACTCTCAAGCCCTTCAAAAAGTTTCCCCATATTATACGGATGAAATCCGTCAACATCTTTCTCAGGTGCCACCGCTTCAAGAACTTTAGTGGTATCTATATGTTTTGGAAGAGGCAACTGAACCAAAAGACCGTGTAAATTTGGATTCTTATTAATCATTTCAATAGTGGTTAAAAGTTCCTTTTCACTTATACTTTCAGGAAATTCATGAACTACAGAATACATTCCTACCTTTTCACATGCCCCTTTTTTCATTTTTACGTATGTCTGACTCGCAGGGTCATTCCCTACCAAAATAACGGCAAGCCCCGGAGTTATACCCTCTTTTTTCAATTTATCCACTTCTTCTTTAACTTTATTTTTAATTTTTTCGGATAATTTTTTACCATCTAAAATTCTCATTTTATTCCTTTTTTTGCTAAAATGAATGTTAGAATTTTATCATAAAGGTTGCTAAATGTTAAATAGACTTCTTCTTTTGCTTAGTTTTTCAATTTTATCTGCAAAAACCGACTGGTTTATTACAAATTTTGAATACGGAAAAATGCTTTACAATAATCCAAGGGGAATAAGCTGTGCCAAATGCCACGGAGAAAAAGGAGAAGGCAAAATAGTTACATATTTTTATAAAAACGGATTAAAAACTTATATCAAAGCACCTAACATTCAAAATATTAATTTAATTACATTAAAAAAAGCTCTGTTTCACAAAAAGCTTACTGTTATGCCGAGATACAATTATCTGACAGAAGAAGAGATAGAGGGTATTTTACTTTATTTAAGGAGCAAAAAATGATTTTTAAAAATATAAAAGAGTTAGAAGAAATAGTAAATAGCAATAATATACAAAAAGCTTTGTCTTTAATAGGAAATAAAAAGCTAAAAACAAAAAAAACTAAAAGAAAAAGCGCACTGATGGTAAGCGGACATCAGGTTAAACACTTAAATAAAATAGACGAAATACCGGCGGATATTATTATATTGAATCTTGAAGACGGGGTGGCAAAAGAAAAAAAAGAGATAGCTAAAATAATGACAGCAGTATTTTTAAGTAACATCTCAACATTGGATAAAGAAATAATAATAAGAGTTAACGCCCTAAACAAAGGCGGAAGCGAAGATATTAAATTTTTAGACAGGTTCTCTTTTAACGGTTTTAGAATTCCTAAAATAAAAGGAATTGAAGATATTGACGACGCCTCTATTCTTACAAACAAAGAATTACACGCTTCAATCGAAACAAAAGAAGCGTTTCATAATTTAACAGATTTAATACATCCGAGATTAACCACATTTTATATAGGGATTTATGATTTATTAAATTCCTTAAATATAAGTCATTCTATAATTGATTTAAACAATCCCTTAATTCATCATATTTTAAGTGAATTTTCTTTAAAATCAAGATTTATTGAAAAAACCCCTATAGGGTTTGTTTATCAAAATTACAAGGATTTGGAAGGATTTTCCAAATGGTGTCTGCTTCAAAAAAATTTAGGTTCTCAGGGAGTAGGATGCATTACACCCGCCCAGGTGGAAATAGCAAACAATATTTTCAAAGAAAATTTGGAATTTGCAAAAATGATAGTTGAAAGATTCAGAAAAAACGGTCCATTTACAATTGATGGATTATATGTAGATGAGCCTATTTATAAAAATTATTTGCAAATATTAAAAAAATAAATTATACCAATTGAAAATGGAAAATGAATAATGAAAATGATTAAAGCGTTAAAATAATGGTAGTTTTAGATACTTTTAAAGTAACTAATTAATTGAGAATTGGTATAAGTTATCATGAATAAGCAATTTAAGAATAAATTAAAATAAAAAAATAAAATATTTTAAACATTGAAGAATATAAAAGAAGTTTAGGAAATCCAGTGACAATTGAAGAGCTTGAAAATGAATTAAAAAATTAAATCAAAAAGATGAAGAAACAGCAACCCAAAGTGAAATGACAAACCATTTAGGTTATGAGAAAAATGAAAAATCTGATAATAGCAATTACAGAAATGGATACTCTACAAAGACTTTTAAAACTAAATATGGAGAAATTGAAGTAAATATTCCAAGGGACAGAAATTCAACATTTGAGCCTAAAATTGTAAAAGCACCATCTTGAAGATTTATACGGATATGAGCTTTCAACTGAAACCATATTAAATATTACTGAAAAAATCTTAGAAAAAGCTATTGAATGGCAGAATAGACCTTTGGAAAGTATTTATCCTATAATTTTTATGGATGCAACCGTATTAAAAATAAAGGTTGAGAGAAATATAAAAAATACAGCCTGTTATATAATGCTGGGAATCACTATAGAAGGTAAAAAAGATATTTTAGGTATATGGATAAGTGAAGAGAATGAAACTTCTAAATATTGGCTCTCAATACTTAATGAAATAAAAAACAGAGGTGTAGAAGATGTTTTAATATTTTCAATAGACGGACTAAACGGATTTAATGAAGCTATTAAAGCCGTATATCCAAAAGCTGAAATTCAAAGATGTGTAGTTCATCAGATAAGAAACTCTTTAAAATTTGTCTCTTACAAGCTGATACTGAGGATTTAGCCATTCAAAATCTTGAATATTTCAATGAAAAATGGGGCAAAAGATACCCTCATATTTATGATTTATGGAAAAGAAACTGGGAGGCTCATTCCCTTCAAAAGAAGCAGCTTTTAAAGTCCTTTTTACTTCAACACAGGAGGTTATGCAAAAATGGAAAAGTAACAGAATCAGAAATTGGTTTGTAATTTATCCGCAACTTGTGATATATTTCTAGGAATTTTTAGTAAAATATCTTAAAGCTTTAGTATATGGGTTTTATTTACACAGTTAATTTGATGGGCTAGATATAGTCCAAAGATATCACAGAAAAAATATTCAATTGGATTAATCAGCGGTTTTTAAGGGCTTCTAAATAATCCCTGTATTTTTTTTCTATTTCCTCATCTTTTTCTATGATGTCCTTATTGTTGTTTGTAACGGCTTCTTCAAGTATTTTTATTCTGTCCATTAAATATTCGAACAGTTCTTTTTCAATATCGGGAAGTTTATTATGCGCAAGAGGTGAATAATCTTTTCTTTTGATAACCTTTCCTGGAATTCCCACAACTGTTGAATAAGGCGGCACATTATTTACCACAACAGAATTTGCACCGATTTTACTGCCTTTGCCTATGGTTATATTTCCGAGTATTTTAGCCCCGGCGCCTATTGTTACATCGTCTTCTATTGTGGGATGCCTTTTCCCTGGATTTAAACTGACTCCTCCAAGTGTTACGCCCTGATATATAGTTACATTATTTCCTATTATTGCAGTTTCACCTATCACTACCCCGATTCCATGGTCAATAAAAACATTTTCCCCTATACTGGCTCCCGGGTGTATATCTATATTTGTCAGAAACTGATTTATTGCCATAATAAACCTGGCACACCTTTTAAAACCTTTTTTATAAATGGAATTTGATATTCTATAGCAAACCAATGTCCAGACGCCAGGATATGCATAAAGCAGCTCCAGATTGTTTTTAAAAGCCGGGTCTCTTGTTTTAACGGCTAAAAAGTCTTTTTTTATTTTATTTAATATACCCACTGATTGCCTTTTTTATTCGAAAATATATCTCATCTACTGAACTTGAGGCATCCAACAGAAGATACGGAATTTCAAGTCTGTTGCATGTGTTAATAATATTATTTTGAATTCTTAATAGATAATCAATTCCTCTTTTTTCAATATTGTCATGTTTTTTAAGTGAAAGTCTGTATTTTAGTGTTTCCTTGTCCAGTTTTAATATAATTGTCAGATTTGGAAAAATTCCATCCGTTGCAAATTTGTTTAGATTGACAAGCAAGTCAAAATCGAAAAATTCCATTGCGTATGCAATACCGCTTATTGCACTTCTATCGGTTATTATTGTTTTATCAAGATTCGGTTTTATTACTGTTTGCATCGTTTCGCTTCTGTCTGCCAAAAATAA
It encodes the following:
- the dnaJ gene encoding molecular chaperone DnaJ — encoded protein: MDYYEILGVSRTATAIEIKKAYRKLAMKYHPDKNPGDKEAEEKFKQINEAYQILSDDEKRAVYDRYGKEGLEGRGYKTDFNFNDIFDMFNDIFGGGFGSQQHEEPLPYDIDKAVEVTLDFEEAVYGVSKEIKTTYFSICPKCKGSGAEEKETCPVCHGRGQVVMGNGFMRIAQTCPQCQGKGFIVKKKCSECKGRGYIVKEEKVKIDIPAGVDTGMRMRIAGRGNETRGGYRGDLYLIFKVKESKIFKRKGNNLIVEIPVFFTSAILGDNVKIPTLEGEKEIEIKPGTKDRTKIIFKGEGIADPNSGYKGDLIAVINIVYPKKLTDEQKELLEKLHKSFGNEVKEHKNILEEAIEKVKSWLSEKYKM
- a CDS encoding transposase → MTNHLGYEKNEKSDNSNYRNGYSTKTFKTKYGEIEVNIPRDRNSTFEPKIVKAPS
- a CDS encoding site-2 protease family protein; protein product: MEYVIKYTALIGAFVIAVVGHEIMHGAVAKYYGDDTASREGRLSINPIKHIDPFGTVVFPIILFLSQKLAGVSDPIIFGWAKPVPVNIFKVVEKGGYIGAFNVSIAGITYNFILAFIASSLIGFFEPNGLISAFMFLFFYYLIIVNVILAVFNLIPVPPLDGANALKYLSLQFKIYSIARFYNKIEPYGMIILLIILFTPIANYVFYPAEVIISWLLH
- the lepB gene encoding signal peptidase I; translated protein: MKEKLKKFYNWSNSWSGTIVIVLIIIFFLAQAFVIPSGSMKRTLLPGDALFAKKFAYGVPIPHIPWLEIPILPDFRGDGHLIDGPKPKRGDIVIFRYPVNPKLHFVKRCVGVGGDKLMVRNKNLYLRIQNSDEETKEFAKKMKAEIVNINGEIWIKNPYMKLHPGIHHDPKVDFPEEVINYGPVIVPKGQFFMMGDNRDHSDDSRFWGPVPYKLIVGKPWFIYMSWDKNYTIRWHRIGMTINDIEKELREGKKPYLTYGCK
- a CDS encoding CoA ester lyase; the encoded protein is MIFKNIKELEEIVNSNNIQKALSLIGNKKLKTKKTKRKSALMVSGHQVKHLNKIDEIPADIIILNLEDGVAKEKKEIAKIMTAVFLSNISTLDKEIIIRVNALNKGGSEDIKFLDRFSFNGFRIPKIKGIEDIDDASILTNKELHASIETKEAFHNLTDLIHPRLTTFYIGIYDLLNSLNISHSIIDLNNPLIHHILSEFSLKSRFIEKTPIGFVYQNYKDLEGFSKWCLLQKNLGSQGVGCITPAQVEIANNIFKENLEFAKMIVERFRKNGPFTIDGLYVDEPIYKNYLQILKK
- the folD gene encoding bifunctional methylenetetrahydrofolate dehydrogenase/methenyltetrahydrofolate cyclohydrolase FolD; the protein is MRILDGKKLSEKIKNKVKEEVDKLKKEGITPGLAVILVGNDPASQTYVKMKKGACEKVGMYSVVHEFPESISEKELLTTIEMINKNPNLHGLLVQLPLPKHIDTTKVLEAVAPEKDVDGFHPYNMGKLFEGLESFAPCTPLGVMELFKEYNIDVKGKDVCIVGASNIVGKPMFSLLLNAWATVDICHIETKDLATHTKRADIVIVGVGKPNLITADMIKEGAIVIDIGINKLKNGKIVGDVDFENVSKKASFITPVPGGVGPMTIAMLLKNTIKATKLQKENK
- the cysE gene encoding serine O-acetyltransferase; this encodes MGILNKIKKDFLAVKTRDPAFKNNLELLYAYPGVWTLVCYRISNSIYKKGFKRCARFIMAINQFLTNIDIHPGASIGENVFIDHGIGVVIGETAIIGNNVTIYQGVTLGGVSLNPGKRHPTIEDDVTIGAGAKILGNITIGKGSKIGANSVVVNNVPPYSTVVGIPGKVIKRKDYSPLAHNKLPDIEKELFEYLMDRIKILEEAVTNNNKDIIEKDEEIEKKYRDYLEALKNR
- a CDS encoding transposase, with the translated sequence MTEKILEKAIEWQNRPLESIYPIIFMDATVLKIKVERNIKNTACYIMLGITIEGKKDILGIWISEENETSKYWLSILNEIKNRGVEDVLIFSIDGLNGFNEAIKAVYPKAEIQRCVVHQIRNSLKFVSYKLILRI
- a CDS encoding cytochrome c: MLNRLLLLLSFSILSAKTDWFITNFEYGKMLYNNPRGISCAKCHGEKGEGKIVTYFYKNGLKTYIKAPNIQNINLITLKKALFHKKLTVMPRYNYLTEEEIEGILLYLRSKK
- the tmk gene encoding dTMP kinase; amino-acid sequence: MYIAFEGIDTAGKSTQINLLKKEYKNFLFVKEPGYTEFGKKLREIILKEKISKKSELFLFLADRSETMQTVIKPNLDKTIITDRSAISGIAYAMEFFDFDLLVNLNKFATDGIFPNLTIILKLDKETLKYRLSLKKHDNIEKRGIDYLLRIQNNIINTCNRLEIPYLLLDASSSVDEIYFRIKKAISGYIK